TTCACGTTCGCTGAGACCTCCGATAGCTTCATTTAATGCCAGCTTATCGAACCAACGCTCCTGTGATTCGTCAGCGATTTGATCAATCAACGTGATCGGATCGCCATCGTTCTCAAACACAGTCTCATGGATAGAGGTCGGCGGTTTATTGGCTTCCTGAGCGAATACCACTTCTTCGGGTGTAACCCCTAGTGCTTCCGCAACTTCACCAATCGTAGGCAGACGGTCAAGCGTTTTAGACATTTCATCCTTCATCTTGCGAACCTTGTTAGCCATTTCCTTAAGGGAACGACTGACTTTCAAGGTGCCATCGTCACGAAGGAAACGCTGAATCTCACCGATAATCATCGGCACCGCATAGGTGGAGAACTTGACCTCATAGCTGAGGTCAAATTTATCAACGGACTTCAGCAGTCCGATGCAACCGATCTGGAACAAATCGTCAGGCTCATACCCGCGGTTCATAAACCGCTGCACCACCGACCAGACCAGTCGAATATTACAGCTTACAAGCGTGTCGCGGGCAAGACTATCTCCGGCCTGACTGAGCGCGATAAGACGTTTGACCTCCGCATCGTCCAAATAGGTCGGCGGAGCTTTTTTTGACTCTGCATCCATGGCTCCAACCCCTAATTGTATAAAGCTTTTTTCGAGACGATGGTTTTCTTCATTGAGATAGAAGTACCGTGTCCCGGTTCACTAGTGACTTCAAATTCATCCATGAAATTCTCCATAATAGTAAAACCCATGCCCGACCGCTCCAGCTCTGGCTTAGAGGTATACAGCGGCTGTTGTGCCAGCTCCAAATCCTCAATGCCCCGTCCCTGATCCTCAATGGTTAGATGTACCGTTTCGTTGTCCAGTGATGCCGAAATGGTCACAATACCTTCCGGATCACTATCATACCCATGAATAATACAGTTGGTGACCGCTTCCGACACGACTGTCTTCAGATCATTCAGCTCGTCCATCGTAGGATCAAGCCGGGAAACGAACGCCGCTACAACTACACGCGCGAACGATTCGTTCTCCGAGCGTGCAGCGAACTGCACGTTCATGAAGTTACCAGCCTTACTATTAGTCATAACGCAACCTCCAAATCCGAGAGTGCAGTGCTCTCGTCGTCATATAGGGGCATGATTTTGAAGAGGCCTGACATTTCCAGAAGCCGCTTCACAGGTGCCGTTGCATCACACACAACCATTTTTCCACCTTTGCTGTGGATCAGTTTATACCTTCCAAGAATCACGCCTAGACCTGAACTGTCCATAAACTGCAGATGCTTAAGACTAAGAACCAAATGCGATACCTGACCACGCATAATCGCTTCATCCATATCCATTCTTACAAAATCGGCTGCGTGATGATCCAGCTCCCCTGATAAACGGACAATCAACACACCCCTGTGATGCTCCATCTCCACATGAGAATTCATGCTTGCCACTCTCCTCTTCGTTGCTTTGAAAACTGACCTTGAAAGACAGTACATATTCCCTTCAAGGACAAGGTTTTCTACGCGGCAAATCAGGAATCCTGCCTCACGACAAAACTAGAAGAAAACCCCTATGAATCTACAGAGTACATGGGGGCAATCTACAAAAAAACTGTTTTTAATCCACGCCGAACATTGAGCCAGTTGTGCGCTTAAAGAGCTTCCACCAGCCTGCTTTCGGCACTGCTTCCCCTGCTTTTAATTCATATTCCTTAATCACATTGGTTCCTTGGTAGACAACCAGCTTGCCCACGGATTGACCTTCAGCCACTGGAGCCTTCACGCTTTCCGGCAGCACTAGTTCGTGGCGAATGCCTTCTTGGGTCACACCTTTTTTCAAAAGAACACTGTACGTCTCTTTCGCCGTTATCGGCAGCTCGGACTTTACGCCCTTCTCAATCTTAAGAGTTCCGATGGCATCCCCTTCTTTGTGGATCGTGTGTACTTTATATTGCGAGAACAGGTAATCGAACATGCCTGACACTTCACTGTTGCGCGTCTTCGTGTTCGGCTCGCCTAGCACAACAGCGACAGCACGTAGGCCATCTCTTGCAGCTGTAGCAGACAAACAAAATTTAGCCTCAGCAGTGTAACCTGTCTTCAGTCCATCGGCACCAGTGTAGAAACGCACCAGCTTGTTCGTATTCACCAACCAGAACGGCTTGGTTGAATCCTTACGTAAGTAATCCTGATAGGAACCGGTATATTTGATAATTTGTTCATGCTTCAAAAGTTCCCGACTAATGACCGCAATATCGTAAGCTGAGGAATAGTGATTGGCGGCTGGAAGACCGTTGCAGTTGGCAAAATGGGTATCTTTTAGACCCAGCTCCTCTGCACGTTTATTCATCAGATCGACAAAAGCGCTCTCTGAACCGGCTATTTTCTCCGCCATCGCCACAGAAGCATCATTTCCGGAGGCCATAGCGATGCCTTTAAGCATCTCGTCCACCGTCATTTCTTCACCAGGCTCCAGAAAAATCTGCGATCCACCCATCGATGCGGCATATTCACTTGTCCGCACCTTATCGGTCAGTTGCAGCCTTCCTTCATCCAGCGCTTCCACTGTTAGTAGCATCGTCATAATCTTTGTAATACTTGCGGGAGGCAGCTTATCATGGCTGTTCTTCTCATAAATAACAGTGCCGGTGCCTGCGTCCATCAAAATCGCGGAACGCGCTCCCGGCGCGAGGTCTACAGCGGCAGCATTACTGCCAGAGCCCTTGGTTTTTTCCTCCGCATAAGCGCCTGTCATCGGCCCTAGAACCGACACAGCGATGCAGAGCACAAGCACAGCAAAACGCATTTTTCTCACAATGGTTCCCCTCCTGAACGTTAACCTTCATATCACAGGTACTGTGTTTCAGTTTCGTCAGAAAGGGTGAAAATTATTCCATTTTTAAGTAAATAATCACAATAATTTATCGCAAGCAGTAATGATGTTATCAATTAAAAAAAGCCCATCAGCACTTGCAGAGCATTTTTATTATAGGGGAGATTAAAAATTATTTCAAATTTAAAGTATTTCCATTTTTTTCGTATTCACTTAAGCCCCTTTAAAGGAAAATGAAAGTTTTTAACGAATGCTATTTAAGAACCTAACTGGCTTATAGAGGAGTGAATATACAGATGAACCACCTTGCAGATTGTATTGAAGCAGAAGCTAAACAGAACAATTTCTCTGGTATAGTGCTGGTAAAACAACATGATAAAGAAATCACCAGCAGCTGTTACAGTTATGCCAATAAGTCAGATAAGCGAGCAAACAATATTCATACTCGGTTCGGCATTGCTTCCGGGTGTAAAATATTTACAGCAATTGCCATCTGCCAACTGGTCGAACAGGGATTGATTTCTTTCGAAAGCAGATTATCAGACTATCTGAAGAAGGTAGAGTTCCCCCTCTTTAGTTCTGAAATTACCATACATCAGCTGCTTACGCATAGCTCTGGGATTCCAGATTATTTTGATGAAACGATCATGGATGATTTCGAAGAACTGTGGAAGACACGACCTATGTACACTTTACGGCAGCTTGAAGACTTTGTACCGATGTTTCGAAACCTCCCCATGAAGTGGACCCCTGGTGAACGTTTCCATTACAATAATACCGGATATATCGTACTGGGGTTATTGGTCGAGGAATTGAGCGGAATGTCCTTTTCCGATTATGTGGAGCTTCGCATCTTTAAGCTTTGCGGAATGGAGCAATCCGGTTACTTTACGTTAGATGCCCTACCTGCCAACTGTGCACTCGGATACATAGAGGAAGAGAACGGTAGCTGGAGAACTAACATCTATTCAATCCCGGTAAAAGGAGGCGCTGACGGTGGAGCTTTCGTAAGCGCTCCCGACATGCAGCTATTCTGGAACGGGCTAATGAACCATACACTTTTGAGTCCAGTACTCACATCATTGTTGCTTACTCCCCACATGCATGTGGATCGTGAAGGATATTATGGTTATGGTGTATGGATCACCCTCCGAGAAGGAAAAGTGTTCAAGTTCCACATTATGGGCTACGATCCCGGTGTTTCCTTCCGATCGGCTATCTATCCGGCTAGTGGTGAGACTGTAGTAGTAATGTGTAATACAAGTAACGGGGCTTCTCAGATTTTCAATGTTATCGATAAACATTTGTAGATGCTCCTCCAAAAACGCAAAACAGCGATCCTCCCGTAATAGGAGGATCGCTGTTTTACTGTCTATTTCCGGACTTCGTCATGACAATAATTATATTACCTTGGCTAGTACCGTGTTACCCCATCCTTCGTAACAAGCGCAAATACCAGTGGTAGCGGAGGAACCGGTTCAGGAGTGATACGGTAAGCTTCTAGCACCTTGCCCTCAGCTTCCTCAACCTTCTTGTCACTGGCATCGTTGATATGCAATACTGCAAGCGTATCGCCGATCTCTACAGCATCTCCGACCTTTTTGGAAAGTTGAATACCCACAGCCAAATCTATCACAGATTCCTTGGTTTCACGTCCAGCACCAAGCAGCATAGCAGCTATGCCGATTTCCTCAGCCTGAATACCCTCAATGAACCCACCGGTCTTCGCTTTAACTTCAATGAACCGCTTTGCAGCAGGGAGTTTCTCCGGAGAATCAATTTGTGATACATCTCCGCCTTGCGCCTTCACAATCTGTCTGAATTTCTCCAGCGCTGTGCCATCTTCAATATGTGTCATAAGAATCGAGCGAGCCTCTGCTTCGTCCTTGGCTTTGCCACCAAGAACAAGCATCTGGCTGCCCAGAATAAGGCAGACCTCCTGCAGATCCTTCGGCCCGTGACCCTTTAAGGTCTCGATTCCTTCCTTGATTTCGAGCGCGTTGCCAATTCCGTATCCGAGTGGCTGGTCCATATCACTGATGATCGCAACTGTATTGCGACCCAGATGTGTGCCGATGTCAACCATAGCTTGAGCAAGCGCAATAGAATCATCAAGCGTCTTCATAAAAGCCCCGCTGCCGGTTTTGACATCCAGCACGATGGCGTCTGCTCCTGCCGCAATCTTCTTGCTCATTACAGAGCTTGCAATTAGTGGAATGGACTCCACAGTCGCTGTTACATCCCGAAGGGCATACAGCTTTTTGTCTGCGGGTGTAATGTTGCCCGACTGGCCGATCACGGCAGCTCCGATTTCCCCTACTTGATCAAAGAAACGCTCGCGATCCATCTCAACAGAGAAGCCACTGATCGACTCCAGCTTATCGAGTGTGCCTCCTGTATGCCCAAGTCCGCGTCCAGACATCTTTGCCACAGGTACTCCAGCAGAGGCTACCAGGGGAGCAAGCACCACGGTTGTTTTATCTCCCACTCCACCTGTGGAGTGCTTATCAACCTTAATGCCTGCGATTGGGCTAAGATCAACTTGATCACCGGACATCGCCATTTCCATCGTTAGATCCCCGGTCTCCCGCGCATTCATACCTTGAAAATAAACCGCCATAGCCCAAGCGGAAAGTTGATAATCAGGGACTTCACCTTTACTGTAGCCCTGAATTAGGAAGGATATCTCCTCACGACTCAGCTCTCCACCATCTCTTTTTTTCTGAATAATGTCGACAGCTCTCATCTTACACCTGCATTTCACGGACATTTGCGCTAGCAAATCCGATATATTTTGGTTTAGTCAAATTAACTACCTTCACTACCTGTTCATGCGTCAATGGCTTAAGTTTAATCACTTGTGTCATAGATATGACCTCCCAGTAATTCAAAATGCAGTACCCGAAATTACATTTTTGGAATAAAGCCTAAGACCAGCTTCAGGAAACACTCACGCACTCGTTCAGCATTTTCCATCACCTCTTCATGATTGAGAGGTTGATCCAGGATTCCCGCGGCCATGTTAGTAATACAGGAGATGCCCAATAC
The window above is part of the Paenibacillus sp. FSL K6-0276 genome. Proteins encoded here:
- the sigF gene encoding RNA polymerase sporulation sigma factor SigF; amino-acid sequence: MDAESKKAPPTYLDDAEVKRLIALSQAGDSLARDTLVSCNIRLVWSVVQRFMNRGYEPDDLFQIGCIGLLKSVDKFDLSYEVKFSTYAVPMIIGEIQRFLRDDGTLKVSRSLKEMANKVRKMKDEMSKTLDRLPTIGEVAEALGVTPEEVVFAQEANKPPTSIHETVFENDGDPITLIDQIADESQERWFDKLALNEAIGGLSERERLIVYLRYYRDQTQSEVASRLGISQVQVSRLEKKILQNIREQIAQ
- the spoIIAB gene encoding anti-sigma F factor, translated to MTNSKAGNFMNVQFAARSENESFARVVVAAFVSRLDPTMDELNDLKTVVSEAVTNCIIHGYDSDPEGIVTISASLDNETVHLTIEDQGRGIEDLELAQQPLYTSKPELERSGMGFTIMENFMDEFEVTSEPGHGTSISMKKTIVSKKALYN
- the spoIIAA gene encoding anti-sigma F factor antagonist, with the protein product MNSHVEMEHHRGVLIVRLSGELDHHAADFVRMDMDEAIMRGQVSHLVLSLKHLQFMDSSGLGVILGRYKLIHSKGGKMVVCDATAPVKRLLEMSGLFKIMPLYDDESTALSDLEVAL
- a CDS encoding D-alanyl-D-alanine carboxypeptidase family protein, with amino-acid sequence MTGAYAEEKTKGSGSNAAAVDLAPGARSAILMDAGTGTVIYEKNSHDKLPPASITKIMTMLLTVEALDEGRLQLTDKVRTSEYAASMGGSQIFLEPGEEMTVDEMLKGIAMASGNDASVAMAEKIAGSESAFVDLMNKRAEELGLKDTHFANCNGLPAANHYSSAYDIAVISRELLKHEQIIKYTGSYQDYLRKDSTKPFWLVNTNKLVRFYTGADGLKTGYTAEAKFCLSATAARDGLRAVAVVLGEPNTKTRNSEVSGMFDYLFSQYKVHTIHKEGDAIGTLKIEKGVKSELPITAKETYSVLLKKGVTQEGIRHELVLPESVKAPVAEGQSVGKLVVYQGTNVIKEYELKAGEAVPKAGWWKLFKRTTGSMFGVD
- a CDS encoding serine hydrolase, with protein sequence MNHLADCIEAEAKQNNFSGIVLVKQHDKEITSSCYSYANKSDKRANNIHTRFGIASGCKIFTAIAICQLVEQGLISFESRLSDYLKKVEFPLFSSEITIHQLLTHSSGIPDYFDETIMDDFEELWKTRPMYTLRQLEDFVPMFRNLPMKWTPGERFHYNNTGYIVLGLLVEELSGMSFSDYVELRIFKLCGMEQSGYFTLDALPANCALGYIEEENGSWRTNIYSIPVKGGADGGAFVSAPDMQLFWNGLMNHTLLSPVLTSLLLTPHMHVDREGYYGYGVWITLREGKVFKFHIMGYDPGVSFRSAIYPASGETVVVMCNTSNGASQIFNVIDKHL
- a CDS encoding pyrimidine-nucleoside phosphorylase, translated to MRAVDIIQKKRDGGELSREEISFLIQGYSKGEVPDYQLSAWAMAVYFQGMNARETGDLTMEMAMSGDQVDLSPIAGIKVDKHSTGGVGDKTTVVLAPLVASAGVPVAKMSGRGLGHTGGTLDKLESISGFSVEMDRERFFDQVGEIGAAVIGQSGNITPADKKLYALRDVTATVESIPLIASSVMSKKIAAGADAIVLDVKTGSGAFMKTLDDSIALAQAMVDIGTHLGRNTVAIISDMDQPLGYGIGNALEIKEGIETLKGHGPKDLQEVCLILGSQMLVLGGKAKDEAEARSILMTHIEDGTALEKFRQIVKAQGGDVSQIDSPEKLPAAKRFIEVKAKTGGFIEGIQAEEIGIAAMLLGAGRETKESVIDLAVGIQLSKKVGDAVEIGDTLAVLHINDASDKKVEEAEGKVLEAYRITPEPVPPLPLVFALVTKDGVTRY